One region of Caldanaerobius fijiensis DSM 17918 genomic DNA includes:
- a CDS encoding energy-coupling factor transporter ATPase, whose translation MSIVIKDLTYIYNKGTPFEAVALDNINLTIDDGEFIAIIGHTGSGKSTLIQQMNGLLKPTSGQILIDDIDITVRGSDIKKVRQKVGLVFQYPEHQLFEETIYKDIAFGPINMGLDEKEVEKRVRYAMELVELDYETLKDKSPFEISGGQKRRVAIAGVLAMKPKVLILDEPTAGLDPKGRDEILGNIKKLHQKENMTIVLVSHSMEDVAKYANRIVVMNKGRVAMTGKPAEVFARMEELKEMGLGVPQVTQLMKALKDKGFDVNDRIYTVDDAKKELIKIIRSKKNGH comes from the coding sequence ATGTCGATTGTGATAAAAGATCTAACATACATTTACAACAAGGGAACACCTTTTGAAGCCGTTGCGCTTGATAACATAAACCTTACTATAGATGACGGCGAATTTATTGCTATTATAGGCCACACAGGTTCGGGTAAATCTACTCTTATTCAGCAGATGAATGGGCTTTTAAAACCCACATCAGGCCAGATATTAATAGACGACATCGATATAACTGTTAGAGGTTCAGATATAAAGAAAGTGAGGCAAAAAGTAGGGCTTGTCTTTCAATATCCTGAGCACCAGTTATTTGAGGAGACCATTTATAAAGATATTGCATTTGGCCCAATCAATATGGGTCTTGATGAAAAAGAAGTAGAAAAAAGAGTAAGATATGCCATGGAACTGGTTGAATTGGATTATGAAACATTAAAAGACAAATCGCCTTTTGAGATATCGGGGGGACAAAAGAGAAGGGTAGCTATCGCAGGAGTATTAGCGATGAAACCGAAGGTGCTTATACTTGATGAACCAACAGCAGGACTGGACCCAAAAGGGAGAGATGAAATTTTAGGCAATATAAAGAAGTTGCATCAAAAGGAAAATATGACCATTGTACTAGTTTCTCACAGCATGGAAGATGTGGCAAAGTATGCTAATAGAATAGTGGTTATGAATAAAGGCAGGGTCGCGATGACAGGTAAGCCAGCAGAGGTATTTGCAAGAATGGAGGAGCTTAAAGAGATGGGCCTTGGGGTACCGCAGGTTACTCAGTTGATGAAAGCCCTTAAAGATAAAGGATTTGATGTCAATGATCGCATATATACTGTGGATGATGCCAAAAAAGAACTCATAAAAATCATAAGGAGTAAGAAAAATGGCCATTAA